Proteins encoded within one genomic window of Panacibacter microcysteis:
- a CDS encoding menaquinone biosynthetic enzyme MqnA/MqnD family protein, with amino-acid sequence MKKIKVGAVSYLNTKPLLYGIKRSPALMQMIDLIEDYPANIAARLAAGTIDIGLAPVAVIPKLNEWHIVSDYCISAENDVASVCLFSDVAVDKIEKVLLDYQSRTSVNLCKILLKHYWHINPVQEEAKEHYINAIKGTTAGVVIGDRALKQRANSAYIYDLAGAWKNMTGLPFVFAAWIANSQLPQDFITLFNEANALGLQHLDEVIAENPYTAYDLHTYYTANISYTLTAQKIEGMNRFLDYLRTASAALV; translated from the coding sequence TTGAAGAAGATTAAAGTAGGTGCGGTAAGTTATTTGAATACAAAACCTTTATTATATGGCATAAAACGCAGCCCTGCGTTAATGCAGATGATAGACCTTATTGAAGATTACCCGGCAAACATTGCGGCAAGGCTGGCAGCAGGAACAATAGATATAGGGTTAGCGCCGGTGGCCGTTATTCCTAAACTGAACGAATGGCATATTGTAAGCGATTATTGTATCAGCGCAGAAAATGACGTTGCCAGTGTTTGTCTTTTTAGTGATGTAGCGGTTGATAAAATAGAAAAAGTATTACTCGATTACCAGAGCAGAACATCTGTCAACCTCTGCAAAATATTGCTCAAACATTACTGGCATATAAACCCTGTACAGGAGGAAGCGAAGGAGCATTACATTAATGCCATAAAGGGCACCACTGCCGGCGTTGTAATAGGAGACAGGGCGTTGAAACAACGTGCAAATTCTGCATATATCTACGATCTTGCGGGTGCCTGGAAAAATATGACCGGCCTGCCTTTTGTATTTGCAGCATGGATTGCTAACAGCCAATTGCCGCAGGATTTTATTACGCTCTTTAATGAAGCCAATGCGCTGGGTTTACAGCACCTGGATGAAGTGATTGCTGAAAACCCTTATACAGCCTACGATCTGCACACTTATTATACTGCTAACATCAGCTACACACTTACTGCGCAAAAAATAGAAGGTATGAACAGGTTTCTCGATTACCTGCGTACAGCCAGTGCCGCGCTTGTGTAA
- the hisC gene encoding histidinol-phosphate transaminase, with product MFDLNNLVRANIQKLVPYSSARDEFSGEAKVFLDANENSLGSPLSKWYNRYPDPHQHKVKDAISTVKGIAPEHIFLGNGSDECIDLLYRCFCNPSTDNVVICPPTYGMYEVSANINDIEVRKALLTEDFQLDLVHLENLIDEKTKLVWICSPNNPTGNSLNRNDIEMLLNNFDGLVVVDEAYINFSKQKSFIQELAEYPNLVVMQTFSKAWGLAALRLGMAFASTEIINILNKVKPPYNINQATQELALKALEEVGQVNDMIHLLVDMRNALSEVFEQMPTVEKVYPSDANFILVKIQNARKVYAFLLTKGIVVRDRSNVKLCDDCLRITIGTEEENTALVDAIQDWLLKQDK from the coding sequence ATGTTCGATTTAAATAACCTGGTAAGAGCAAACATTCAGAAGCTGGTTCCTTATTCCTCTGCACGCGACGAATTTAGCGGCGAAGCAAAAGTTTTTTTAGATGCAAACGAAAACAGTCTTGGTTCACCGTTATCCAAATGGTACAACCGCTACCCCGATCCACACCAGCATAAAGTAAAAGATGCCATTTCAACAGTAAAGGGCATAGCGCCTGAGCACATTTTCCTGGGCAATGGCAGTGATGAATGCATTGATTTATTGTACCGTTGTTTTTGTAATCCCAGTACAGACAATGTCGTTATTTGTCCACCTACTTACGGCATGTACGAGGTAAGTGCCAACATCAACGACATAGAAGTGAGAAAAGCTTTACTCACCGAAGACTTTCAACTGGATCTTGTTCATCTCGAAAACCTGATTGACGAAAAAACAAAACTGGTATGGATATGCTCACCTAACAACCCTACCGGCAACTCGCTCAACAGGAACGATATTGAGATGCTGCTCAACAATTTCGACGGACTGGTTGTAGTAGACGAGGCATACATTAACTTTTCCAAACAAAAATCGTTTATACAGGAGCTGGCAGAATACCCGAATCTTGTGGTGATGCAGACTTTCAGCAAAGCCTGGGGCCTTGCCGCATTAAGGCTGGGCATGGCTTTTGCGTCAACTGAGATCATCAACATTTTAAATAAAGTAAAACCACCTTACAATATCAACCAGGCTACCCAGGAACTCGCATTAAAAGCGCTGGAAGAAGTGGGCCAGGTAAACGATATGATTCACCTGCTGGTAGACATGCGCAATGCACTTAGCGAAGTGTTTGAGCAAATGCCCACCGTAGAAAAGGTGTACCCTTCAGATGCAAACTTTATCCTGGTGAAAATACAAAACGCACGAAAAGTGTACGCGTTTCTGCTTACGAAAGGCATTGTGGTAAGAGACAGGAGCAATGTAAAACTATGCGATGATTGTTTACGCATTACCATTGGAACGGAAGAGGAAAACACCGCACTCGTTGATGCAATACAGGACTGGCTTTTGAAACAGGATAAATAA
- a CDS encoding PQQ-dependent sugar dehydrogenase, whose product MKRTLLCIIGIAAGIVAFASNEKDTTKQAADETAIKLPQGFIISEVATGLKEPRHIAVNANGSMFVKLGNLMDGKGNLLLQDENKDGKYDKQTGFGAYTGTGMFIKDGFLYASSDTEVFRYKLDDKGNIANDVRPETIITGLIDRRQHSSKSIVLDNAGNIYVNIGAYSNSCQEKDRARGAKGMQPCPILDSAGGIWQFNAAKTNQTYKDGVRYATGLRNVVGLDWNNSTNGLFVMQHGRDGLHDLFPDMYDTKQSAELPAECMYQLNKGDNAGWPYIYYDQLQHKKILAPEYGGDGKKEGDATIINPVVAFPGHMAPNGLLFYTGNMFPEKYKNGAFIAFHGSWNRAPEPQKGYFVAFVPFKDGKPNGDWEIFADNFAGGPEFVSPGKAKHRPTGLAQGPDGALYVSDDKGGVIYKITYKQ is encoded by the coding sequence ATGAAAAGAACATTGTTATGCATTATTGGTATTGCAGCAGGTATTGTTGCTTTTGCCAGCAATGAGAAAGACACCACGAAACAAGCAGCAGATGAAACAGCCATCAAACTGCCTCAGGGATTTATAATAAGCGAAGTGGCTACCGGTTTAAAAGAACCAAGGCATATTGCAGTAAATGCAAACGGCAGTATGTTCGTTAAACTCGGCAACCTTATGGACGGTAAAGGAAACCTGTTGTTGCAGGATGAAAACAAAGATGGCAAATACGATAAACAGACTGGTTTTGGTGCGTATACCGGTACAGGTATGTTTATAAAAGATGGCTTTCTCTATGCATCATCAGACACAGAGGTGTTTCGTTACAAGCTGGATGATAAAGGAAACATAGCAAACGATGTAAGGCCGGAGACGATTATTACCGGCCTTATAGACAGGCGCCAGCACTCATCCAAATCGATTGTGCTGGATAATGCCGGTAACATTTACGTAAACATTGGCGCCTACTCCAATTCCTGCCAGGAAAAAGACCGCGCAAGAGGTGCAAAGGGTATGCAACCTTGCCCCATACTCGATTCCGCAGGCGGTATATGGCAGTTTAATGCAGCAAAAACAAACCAGACGTATAAAGATGGTGTACGTTACGCCACCGGTTTGCGCAATGTAGTGGGGCTCGACTGGAACAACAGTACCAACGGCCTTTTTGTAATGCAGCATGGCAGGGATGGTTTGCACGACCTCTTTCCTGATATGTACGACACCAAACAAAGTGCAGAATTACCTGCAGAATGCATGTACCAGTTGAACAAAGGCGATAATGCAGGCTGGCCTTATATTTACTATGATCAGTTGCAGCATAAAAAAATACTTGCACCCGAGTATGGCGGCGATGGTAAGAAAGAAGGCGATGCGACTATCATCAATCCTGTTGTAGCATTTCCGGGGCACATGGCACCTAACGGTTTACTGTTTTACACGGGCAATATGTTTCCTGAAAAATATAAGAATGGAGCCTTCATCGCTTTTCACGGATCGTGGAACCGGGCACCCGAACCTCAGAAAGGATATTTTGTTGCCTTTGTGCCATTTAAAGATGGAAAGCCAAATGGCGATTGGGAAATCTTTGCAGACAATTTTGCCGGCGGCCCCGAATTTGTATCGCCCGGTAAAGCAAAACACCGTCCTACAGGTTTGGCACAGGGTCCTGATGGAGCCTTGTATGTATCAGATGATAAAGGAGGTGTAATTTACAAGATCACGTATAAGCAATAA
- the purB gene encoding adenylosuccinate lyase, whose product MELTNLTAISPVDGRYRKQVAHLGEYFSEYALMKYRVIVEIEYFLFLADKKFFRLNVKARQHLRKVAAEFSIDDAQQIKDIERVTNHDVKAVEYFLKEQLDKAQAAEAKEWIHFGLTSQDINNTSIPLSWKNCMEHDYLPMLINLQSNLLTLAKQWKDVSMLARTHGQPASPTKLGKELMVFVERLENQVQLFSYIPYAAKFGGATGNFNAHKIAYPKKDWVALGNEFVENVLGLQRMQFTTQIEHYDNLAAHFDALKRINNILVDLCRDIWTYISMDYFKQKVKKGEVGSSAMPHKVNPIDFENAEGNLGMANALLEHLSAKLPVSRLQRDLTDSTVLRNLGVPVAHTVIAIKSLEKGLSKLVLHEAKLKDDLENNWAVVAEAIQTILRREQYPNPYEALKELTRGKSAITKQDIHSFISSLKVSTAIKQELKAITPHNYTGVNPGY is encoded by the coding sequence ATGGAGCTTACAAACCTTACTGCCATTTCTCCTGTCGATGGTCGCTACCGCAAACAGGTTGCACACCTCGGCGAATATTTTTCAGAATACGCTTTAATGAAATACCGTGTAATTGTAGAAATTGAATACTTTCTTTTTCTTGCCGATAAGAAATTTTTCAGGCTCAATGTAAAAGCACGCCAGCATTTGCGTAAAGTGGCAGCAGAATTTTCCATTGATGATGCTCAGCAGATAAAAGACATTGAACGTGTAACCAACCACGATGTAAAAGCCGTTGAATACTTTCTGAAAGAACAGCTTGATAAAGCGCAGGCTGCAGAGGCCAAAGAGTGGATACATTTCGGCCTTACATCTCAGGACATCAACAATACTTCTATACCTCTCAGCTGGAAAAACTGCATGGAGCATGATTACCTGCCCATGCTAATAAACCTGCAATCGAATTTACTTACGCTTGCAAAGCAATGGAAAGACGTTTCTATGCTTGCCAGAACACACGGCCAGCCTGCATCGCCAACCAAACTGGGCAAAGAGTTGATGGTTTTTGTAGAGCGGCTGGAAAACCAGGTACAGCTTTTTTCTTATATACCATATGCCGCAAAATTTGGCGGTGCCACCGGCAACTTTAATGCCCATAAAATTGCATACCCTAAGAAAGACTGGGTAGCACTCGGTAATGAATTTGTAGAAAATGTATTGGGGTTGCAACGCATGCAGTTTACCACGCAGATTGAGCACTACGATAACCTGGCTGCACATTTCGATGCACTTAAACGCATCAACAATATACTGGTTGATCTTTGCCGCGATATATGGACATACATCAGCATGGACTATTTCAAGCAAAAAGTAAAAAAAGGAGAAGTTGGCTCAAGCGCTATGCCGCACAAGGTTAACCCGATAGATTTCGAAAATGCGGAAGGCAACCTGGGTATGGCAAATGCACTGCTGGAGCATCTTTCGGCCAAACTACCTGTCTCAAGGCTGCAGCGGGATCTTACCGATTCAACTGTACTTAGAAATCTTGGCGTACCTGTGGCACATACGGTAATTGCAATAAAATCTCTTGAAAAAGGTCTAAGCAAACTGGTATTACATGAAGCAAAACTGAAAGATGACCTTGAAAATAACTGGGCGGTTGTTGCAGAAGCCATACAAACCATTCTTCGCAGGGAGCAATACCCGAACCCTTACGAGGCGCTGAAAGAACTTACAAGAGGGAAGTCCGCCATCACCAAACAGGATATTCATAGTTTCATTTCTTCACTTAAAGTAAGTACAGCAATAAAGCAGGAACTGAAAGCTATTACACCACACAATTATACCGGTGTGAACCCGGGGTATTAA
- a CDS encoding peptide chain release factor 3: MKYEKEISRRKTFAIISHPDAGKTTLTEKFLLFGGAIQTAGAVKSNKIKKHATSDFMDIERQRGISVATSVMTFEYKDFLINLLDTPGHKDFAEDTYRTLTAVDSVVLVVDSVNGVEAQTRRLMEVCRMRDTPVIVFINKMDRDGKNRFDLLEEIEKELKISLHPMTWPINSGKDFKGVYNLDDKSLRLFTANTKADDEDVIAISDLADATLDARIGDRDAAQLREDVELIDGVYGQLNSADYLDGKIAPVFFGSAVNNFGVKEMLDTFIRIAPTPRDRETTRREIAAGEDKFSGFVFKIHANLDPKHRDRIAFLRVCSGKFERNRYYHHVRLDKDFRFSNPYTFMARSKDVIEDAFPGDVVGLFDTGNFKIGDTLTEGEDFYFTGIPSFSPEIFKELVNKDPMKTKQLEKGIRQLTDEGVAQLFTQFGGTKKIIGCVGELQFEVIQYRLLHEYSAACEFRALPFYKACWLTSNDQKKLDDFLRFKQTNSGEDKDGHPVYLAQSEWFLNTEIQNNPDIQFHFTSEIHK; encoded by the coding sequence ATGAAGTACGAAAAAGAGATCAGCCGCCGCAAAACTTTTGCAATTATTTCTCACCCGGATGCCGGTAAAACCACGCTTACAGAAAAGTTCCTCTTGTTTGGGGGCGCTATTCAAACTGCGGGTGCAGTAAAGAGCAATAAAATAAAGAAGCATGCAACCAGCGACTTTATGGATATTGAAAGGCAGCGCGGCATCTCTGTTGCTACGAGTGTTATGACCTTTGAATACAAAGATTTCCTGATCAATTTGCTTGATACGCCCGGCCACAAAGACTTTGCGGAAGATACCTACAGAACGTTGACCGCAGTTGACAGTGTAGTGCTGGTGGTAGACAGTGTAAACGGGGTAGAGGCCCAGACACGCCGGCTGATGGAAGTTTGCCGTATGAGAGATACGCCGGTAATTGTCTTTATTAATAAGATGGACCGTGATGGTAAGAACCGTTTTGACCTGTTGGAGGAAATTGAAAAAGAACTGAAGATATCGCTGCACCCGATGACATGGCCCATCAACAGCGGTAAAGATTTTAAAGGCGTATATAATCTTGACGATAAAAGCCTGCGACTTTTCACGGCCAATACAAAGGCAGATGACGAAGATGTAATTGCCATCAGCGATCTTGCTGATGCTACACTGGATGCCAGAATAGGCGACCGCGATGCAGCACAACTGCGCGAAGATGTTGAACTGATTGATGGCGTTTACGGCCAACTGAACTCAGCCGATTACCTGGATGGTAAAATAGCACCCGTATTTTTTGGCAGTGCTGTTAACAACTTTGGCGTAAAAGAAATGCTTGATACATTTATTCGTATTGCACCAACGCCACGCGACAGGGAAACAACCAGGCGTGAAATTGCTGCGGGTGAAGACAAATTCAGCGGCTTTGTTTTTAAAATACACGCCAACTTAGACCCCAAGCACCGCGATAGGATTGCTTTTCTGCGTGTGTGCAGCGGCAAATTTGAACGCAACAGGTATTACCACCATGTACGGCTGGATAAAGATTTTCGTTTCAGTAATCCATATACGTTTATGGCACGCAGTAAGGATGTGATTGAAGATGCCTTTCCCGGAGATGTGGTAGGTTTATTTGATACGGGCAACTTTAAAATTGGTGACACACTTACGGAAGGCGAAGATTTTTATTTTACGGGTATTCCATCTTTCTCACCGGAAATATTTAAAGAACTGGTGAACAAAGACCCGATGAAGACCAAACAACTGGAGAAAGGAATACGCCAGCTGACAGATGAAGGCGTTGCGCAGTTGTTTACGCAGTTTGGCGGAACGAAGAAAATAATTGGTTGTGTAGGAGAGTTACAGTTTGAAGTAATACAATACCGTTTATTACATGAGTATAGTGCAGCCTGCGAATTCAGGGCATTACCTTTTTATAAAGCCTGCTGGCTTACCAGCAATGATCAAAAAAAGCTGGATGATTTTCTGCGTTTCAAACAAACAAATTCCGGTGAGGACAAAGATGGTCACCCGGTTTACCTGGCGCAAAGTGAATGGTTTTTGAATACGGAAATACAGAATAATCCTGATATTCAGTTTCACTTTACCAGTGAGATACATAAGTAA
- a CDS encoding c-type cytochrome, whose protein sequence is MKKVTTTIFVLTAITLFSFTKPAPPQDSKTRGKALYETYCLTCHQDDGSGVPKLNPPLSKTTWVNGDKKKLIKWVLSGSTDKVPIDGVTYDNNMPPQDYLKDEEIADVLTYVRSSFGNKSSAVTPAEVKAVRATIK, encoded by the coding sequence ATGAAAAAAGTAACAACGACCATTTTTGTTCTAACAGCAATAACATTGTTCAGTTTCACGAAACCCGCGCCACCACAGGATTCCAAAACACGCGGTAAAGCATTGTACGAAACTTACTGCCTTACCTGTCACCAGGACGATGGCAGCGGCGTACCAAAACTTAACCCGCCATTATCAAAAACCACATGGGTAAACGGCGACAAGAAAAAACTGATCAAATGGGTGTTAAGCGGCAGTACAGATAAAGTGCCGATTGATGGTGTAACGTACGATAACAACATGCCTCCGCAGGATTACCTGAAAGACGAAGAAATAGCAGATGTACTTACATACGTTCGAAGCAGTTTTGGAAACAAGTCATCCGCGGTTACACCTGCAGAAGTAAAAGCAGTGCGTGCAACAATAAAGTAA
- a CDS encoding HAD-IIA family hydrolase, with product MLQVQDFKSVVDKYRIVFFDAFGVLKSYNGLLPGIEKTFAYLADQGKEYYIVTNDASRSPKQLAESYHKMGLYAIDQDRIVSSGMLAKEYLDLKVNEGIVAYLGTQNSAHYIDSSGLHTLPVSAINQQNMHNVSALVLLDDEGYNWFDDLNKTVNILRKKTIPAIVANTDNIYPLSGSNEVSIAIGGIATMIESIVGKRFLRFGKPDSQIFMFAYDLIRERMSVSKREILMVGDTLHTDIIGGNKFGLDTVLVLSGNTLPDDAETRIRSTGILPTYVCESAVV from the coding sequence ATGTTGCAGGTACAGGATTTTAAATCTGTTGTAGATAAATACAGGATCGTTTTTTTTGACGCCTTTGGTGTACTCAAAAGTTACAATGGTCTTTTGCCGGGTATTGAAAAAACTTTTGCATACCTGGCAGACCAGGGCAAAGAATATTATATTGTAACCAACGATGCCTCGCGCAGCCCTAAGCAACTGGCAGAATCTTACCACAAAATGGGTTTATATGCCATAGACCAGGATCGTATTGTTTCGTCTGGTATGCTGGCGAAAGAATACCTTGACCTGAAGGTTAATGAAGGTATTGTTGCTTACCTCGGCACGCAAAATTCAGCGCATTACATTGATAGTTCAGGATTGCATACGCTGCCGGTTAGCGCCATTAACCAGCAAAATATGCATAACGTAAGCGCACTTGTGCTGCTTGATGATGAAGGCTATAACTGGTTTGATGACCTGAACAAAACAGTAAACATTCTGCGCAAAAAAACCATTCCTGCAATTGTGGCAAATACAGATAACATCTATCCGCTGAGCGGCAGCAATGAAGTGTCTATTGCCATTGGTGGTATTGCCACAATGATTGAAAGCATTGTGGGTAAGCGTTTCCTGCGTTTTGGCAAACCAGATTCGCAGATCTTTATGTTTGCTTACGACCTTATACGTGAACGTATGAGCGTAAGCAAGCGTGAAATATTAATGGTGGGCGATACACTGCATACAGATATTATCGGTGGTAATAAATTTGGACTCGACACCGTGCTTGTATTATCGGGCAACACATTGCCTGACGATGCTGAAACCAGGATACGATCTACTGGTATATTGCCAACTTATGTATGTGAAAGCGCAGTGGTGTAA
- the hisG gene encoding ATP phosphoribosyltransferase, with product MKSTSNFSLETGDRLKIAIQKSGRLHDDSMRLLKECGIDVSNGVNKLKSEASNFPLEVYFLRDDDIPQYVEDAVADIGFVGENVVYEKEKAVDVVEKLGFGKCRLSIAVRREEAYDKVASLNGKRIATSYPVLVKKFLDSNNITAEIHEISGSVEIAPGIGLADAICDLVSSGSTLFMNGLKESETILQSQAVLIKSKTLAPAKQLLLNKLLFRIQSVKKARNNKYVLLNAPNDNLQQIISLLPGMKSPTVLPLAEEGWSSVHSVISENEFWDIIEKLRDAGAQGILVVPIEKMII from the coding sequence ATGAAATCAACTAGCAACTTTTCTTTGGAAACCGGCGACAGGCTTAAGATAGCAATTCAAAAATCAGGCAGGCTGCACGATGATTCTATGAGGCTGCTGAAAGAGTGTGGCATAGATGTAAGCAATGGCGTAAACAAACTAAAAAGCGAGGCAAGTAATTTTCCGCTGGAAGTATATTTTCTCCGCGATGATGACATTCCGCAATACGTGGAAGATGCGGTGGCCGACATTGGTTTTGTGGGGGAGAATGTTGTGTATGAAAAAGAGAAAGCTGTGGATGTGGTGGAAAAACTTGGCTTTGGAAAATGTAGGTTATCTATTGCAGTAAGGAGGGAGGAAGCTTATGATAAAGTTGCCTCGCTCAATGGAAAACGTATTGCCACCAGCTACCCGGTACTGGTAAAAAAATTTCTTGACAGCAACAACATCACCGCAGAAATTCATGAGATAAGCGGCAGCGTAGAAATAGCGCCGGGTATAGGTTTGGCAGATGCTATATGCGATCTTGTAAGCAGTGGCTCTACTTTGTTTATGAATGGTTTAAAGGAAAGTGAGACCATTCTGCAGTCGCAGGCTGTATTGATAAAAAGCAAGACGCTTGCGCCTGCAAAGCAGTTACTGCTGAACAAGCTTTTGTTCAGGATACAATCTGTAAAAAAGGCCCGGAACAATAAATATGTTTTGTTGAATGCACCGAACGACAATTTACAGCAGATCATTTCACTTTTACCAGGTATGAAAAGCCCAACGGTATTGCCATTGGCTGAAGAAGGCTGGAGTAGTGTACACAGTGTAATAAGTGAAAATGAGTTTTGGGATATTATTGAAAAACTGCGCGATGCAGGCGCACAGGGTATTCTTGTGGTGCCAATAGAAAAAATGATCATCTAA
- the hisB gene encoding bifunctional histidinol-phosphatase/imidazoleglycerol-phosphate dehydratase HisB, translating into MSQIADSTQGSGKRVLFIDRDGTLIKEAPPTYQIDSWDKLEFYPDAFKYMSRIAAELEYELVMVSNQDGLGTESFPENTFWPLQDFVQKTFENEGVHFAAFFFDKTFAAENAPTRKPNTGMLTAYIDNPAYDIAGSFVIGDRITDVQLAKNLGCKAIWLNNDPHLGGAEISDSVKSLAEVIALESIHWKDIYEFLKLGLRKVTHERNTNETKIHIELNLDGSGKATVDTGLGFFDHMLDQIARHGKMDLTVITKGDLHIDEHHTIEDTGIALGEAFAKALVDKKGMERYGFALPMDEAEAKVLIDFGGRNWIVWNAEFKREKIGEMPTEMFFHFFKSFSDAAKCNLNIACNGDNEHHKIEAIFKAFAKAIKMAVKRDPLSNYLPSTKGVL; encoded by the coding sequence ATGAGCCAGATTGCTGATTCAACACAGGGCAGCGGTAAGCGTGTATTATTTATCGACAGGGACGGAACACTGATCAAAGAAGCACCACCCACGTACCAGATAGATAGCTGGGATAAGCTGGAGTTTTATCCTGATGCTTTTAAATACATGAGCCGTATTGCTGCGGAACTGGAGTATGAGTTGGTAATGGTCAGCAACCAGGATGGTCTTGGTACAGAAAGCTTTCCTGAAAATACTTTCTGGCCTTTGCAGGACTTTGTACAAAAGACTTTCGAAAACGAAGGCGTACATTTTGCTGCGTTCTTTTTCGATAAAACATTTGCAGCAGAAAATGCACCAACACGCAAACCCAACACGGGTATGCTTACTGCTTACATCGATAACCCGGCGTATGATATTGCCGGTTCTTTTGTAATAGGTGATCGAATTACCGATGTACAACTGGCCAAAAATCTGGGATGCAAAGCAATCTGGTTAAACAACGATCCCCATCTTGGCGGTGCAGAAATAAGTGATTCTGTAAAATCACTGGCAGAAGTTATTGCGCTGGAAAGCATACACTGGAAAGATATCTACGAGTTCCTTAAACTGGGCCTCAGAAAAGTAACACACGAAAGAAACACGAACGAAACAAAAATCCATATTGAACTCAACCTGGACGGTAGTGGAAAAGCAACTGTTGATACCGGCCTGGGTTTCTTCGATCATATGCTCGACCAGATTGCGCGGCATGGTAAAATGGATCTCACCGTTATTACCAAAGGTGATCTGCATATAGATGAACATCATACCATAGAAGATACCGGTATTGCATTGGGTGAAGCATTTGCAAAAGCTTTGGTTGACAAAAAAGGAATGGAGCGCTATGGTTTTGCCTTACCAATGGATGAGGCCGAAGCAAAAGTGCTGATCGATTTCGGGGGCAGAAACTGGATTGTTTGGAATGCTGAATTCAAAAGAGAAAAAATAGGGGAGATGCCTACAGAAATGTTCTTTCATTTCTTCAAGTCCTTCAGCGACGCAGCAAAGTGTAACCTCAATATAGCGTGCAATGGAGACAATGAACATCATAAGATCGAAGCAATATTCAAAGCCTTCGCAAAGGCTATAAAAATGGCGGTAAAGCGGGATCCACTGTCTAATTATCTGCCAAGTACAAAAGGTGTTCTATAA
- the hisD gene encoding histidinol dehydrogenase, producing the protein MQVIINPHRETWADILQRPAIDNSELMEKVQAVLEDVKANGNRAVKKYTIDFDKVMLNHFAVTTEEIEEAADNLTPALKEAMRQAAANIQAFHSRQVTEPEMIETMPGIHCWRKSTGIEKVGLYIPGGTAPLFSTILMLAIPAHIAGCKEIVLCTPPAKDGRLPAAILYAAHITGVTKVFKIGGVQAIAAMAYGTETVPQVYKIFGPGNQYVTCAKQLVQQEGIAIDMPAGPSEVCVWADDTADAAFVAADLLSQAEHGADSQVLLVCNKAAIANNVIAAMEEQLKILPRQQFAVKALANSKIIVLDNTGDAIELINRYAPEHLIISCANDTQLAENITNAGSVFLGNYSPESVGDYASGTNHTLPTNGFARAYSGVSVDSFVKKITFQKLSWQGLQHIAPTVIAMAEAEGLDAHANAVKVRLGKGEG; encoded by the coding sequence ATGCAGGTAATTATCAATCCTCACCGGGAAACATGGGCAGACATTTTACAAAGACCGGCGATAGACAACAGCGAACTGATGGAAAAAGTACAGGCTGTTTTGGAAGATGTAAAAGCAAATGGTAACCGTGCGGTAAAAAAATACACCATCGATTTCGATAAGGTAATGCTGAACCACTTTGCGGTTACTACAGAAGAAATTGAAGAAGCTGCAGATAATTTAACACCTGCACTCAAAGAAGCCATGAGACAGGCTGCCGCCAATATACAGGCTTTTCATAGCAGGCAGGTAACCGAACCTGAAATGATTGAAACGATGCCGGGTATTCATTGCTGGCGCAAAAGCACAGGTATAGAAAAAGTGGGGCTGTATATACCCGGTGGCACGGCCCCGCTGTTCTCTACAATATTAATGCTGGCGATACCTGCTCACATTGCAGGTTGTAAGGAAATTGTGTTGTGCACGCCGCCTGCAAAAGATGGCAGGCTGCCTGCAGCTATTCTTTATGCAGCGCACATTACCGGCGTTACCAAAGTTTTTAAAATTGGCGGGGTGCAGGCTATTGCTGCGATGGCTTACGGCACGGAAACAGTGCCGCAGGTATACAAGATTTTTGGCCCGGGCAACCAGTATGTAACCTGTGCCAAACAACTGGTGCAGCAAGAAGGCATTGCCATTGATATGCCTGCAGGCCCCAGCGAAGTGTGTGTGTGGGCTGATGATACTGCCGATGCCGCATTTGTTGCCGCAGATCTTTTGTCGCAGGCAGAGCACGGTGCAGACAGCCAGGTATTGCTTGTTTGCAACAAAGCTGCCATTGCGAATAATGTTATTGCGGCAATGGAGGAGCAGCTAAAAATACTTCCCAGGCAGCAGTTTGCCGTGAAAGCTCTTGCAAACAGCAAGATCATTGTACTTGACAATACGGGAGATGCAATAGAGCTCATTAACCGTTATGCGCCGGAACACCTGATCATTTCCTGCGCCAACGACACACAGCTTGCAGAAAACATTACCAACGCAGGTTCGGTGTTTTTGGGTAACTATTCACCGGAGAGTGTGGGCGATTATGCCAGCGGTACCAATCATACGTTGCCAACAAACGGTTTTGCCCGTGCTTACAGTGGTGTAAGCGTTGACAGTTTTGTAAAAAAGATCACTTTTCAAAAACTTAGCTGGCAGGGCTTGCAGCATATCGCGCCAACGGTGATTGCTATGGCCGAAGCAGAGGGCCTGGATGCACATGCCAATGCGGTGAAAGTGAGGCTGGGGAAAGGTGAGGGGTGA